From a region of the Streptomyces venezuelae genome:
- a CDS encoding universal stress protein produces MVVGVDGSNAARTAAMWAAAEAARRDRPLHIVYGADTDGRTLYLSAEIIDRVRANGRELLDETAKAVTDQYPGLRVSTEFSRADAVSTLHRAGALHGTIVVGNRGLGGFDSLMLGSVGLDVAAAAMTPVVIVRGLDGAEETGTVLAAIRDEHDLLYARYAACEAVLRKGSLRLLHVWNILQFVGLVVSMLDDVDEIAGRHAEALRAVTDAVRDEFPDLEVRADAEKSISVAGVLVEASRHADLLVMGGRRVPGALGITRSLGTSTHSVLHQAHCPVLLIPRTGSDFGSRP; encoded by the coding sequence GTGGTTGTTGGCGTCGACGGCTCGAACGCGGCACGTACGGCCGCCATGTGGGCGGCAGCAGAGGCCGCACGCCGCGACCGCCCCCTGCACATCGTCTACGGGGCCGACACCGACGGCAGGACCCTCTACCTGTCGGCGGAGATCATCGATCGGGTCCGCGCCAACGGCCGGGAACTCCTGGACGAAACGGCGAAGGCTGTTACCGACCAGTACCCAGGTCTGCGCGTGAGCACGGAGTTCAGCCGAGCCGACGCCGTCAGCACCCTCCACCGGGCCGGTGCCCTGCACGGCACCATCGTGGTGGGCAATCGCGGCCTCGGCGGATTCGACTCGCTCATGCTCGGCTCGGTCGGCCTGGACGTCGCGGCTGCCGCCATGACCCCGGTCGTCATTGTCCGGGGCCTCGACGGGGCCGAGGAGACCGGAACCGTCCTCGCCGCCATCCGTGACGAGCACGACCTCCTGTACGCCCGCTACGCCGCGTGCGAAGCCGTACTGCGCAAGGGATCGCTCCGGCTCCTGCACGTCTGGAACATCCTGCAGTTCGTAGGCCTGGTGGTCAGCATGCTCGACGACGTCGACGAGATTGCAGGGAGGCACGCGGAGGCCCTGCGTGCCGTCACCGACGCGGTCCGCGACGAGTTCCCCGACCTCGAGGTGCGGGCCGACGCCGAGAAGAGCATCTCCGTGGCCGGCGTTCTGGTCGAGGCCTCCCGCCACGCCGACCTGCTCGTCATGGGCGGCCGCCGGGTCCCCGGCGCCCTCGGGATCACCCGCAGCCTGGGCACGTCCACGCACAGCGTCCTGCACCAGGCGCACTGCCCCGTCCTCCTCATTCCCCGGACGGGCAGTGACTTCGGGAGCAGGCCATGA
- a CDS encoding universal stress protein, translating to MTGRRGKDIVAGIDPARDWHLPLAWAADEAHRRRLSLRLVAVAPQHDTHHVDDITGPVDLRRAGADRLEQARNWVRDRHPEVDVTGDLLHGFPAPVLGRVAKEARLVVLGSRHLSRTAEFFSAGSVVVPVSAQASCPVVVVGDAEHISQQPPYVVVGLDGSASATAALAFAFDEADLRGAALRVVCVRQPPLFMSNDEEVALRAQRALLSEATAGLSDKYPDVHVTHEAMTGHPVEELARAAEHALALVVGRRGRGGYTGMRLGSVVHGLLHRAHCPVITVPSE from the coding sequence ATGACCGGCCGCAGGGGCAAAGACATCGTCGCCGGAATCGACCCGGCCAGGGACTGGCATCTGCCCCTCGCCTGGGCCGCCGACGAGGCGCACCGCCGTCGGCTTTCCTTGCGCCTGGTGGCGGTGGCGCCGCAGCACGACACCCACCACGTCGACGACATCACCGGCCCCGTGGACCTGCGACGGGCGGGAGCCGACAGACTCGAGCAGGCCCGCAACTGGGTACGCGACCGTCACCCGGAGGTGGACGTCACCGGCGACCTGCTCCACGGGTTCCCCGCCCCTGTCCTGGGCAGGGTGGCCAAGGAGGCCCGGCTGGTCGTGCTCGGCTCGCGACACCTGAGCCGCACCGCGGAGTTCTTCAGCGCGGGCTCCGTCGTGGTCCCCGTCAGCGCCCAGGCCAGCTGCCCGGTTGTCGTCGTGGGTGACGCGGAGCACATCAGCCAGCAGCCGCCCTACGTGGTCGTCGGCCTCGACGGCAGCGCATCCGCCACGGCCGCGCTGGCGTTCGCCTTCGATGAGGCGGACCTGCGCGGAGCAGCGCTCCGGGTCGTCTGCGTGCGGCAACCACCGCTCTTCATGTCGAACGACGAGGAAGTCGCTCTGCGAGCCCAGCGCGCATTGCTTTCCGAGGCCACCGCCGGCCTGTCGGACAAGTACCCCGACGTGCACGTCACCCACGAGGCCATGACGGGCCACCCAGTTGAGGAACTGGCGCGGGCGGCCGAGCATGCCCTGGCCCTGGTGGTAGGCCGCCGGGGTCGCGGCGGATACACCGGAATGCGCCTCGGTTCCGTCGTCCACGGCCTCCTGCACCGTGCGCACTGCCCTGTGATCACCGTGCCGAGCGAATGA